In the genome of Salvelinus sp. IW2-2015 linkage group LG25, ASM291031v2, whole genome shotgun sequence, one region contains:
- the LOC111951605 gene encoding sulfotransferase 6B1-like: MSSSFSAKIQSKMELAKNMKEEDKLYRYNGVLYPVLXSPEENLKAMERLEARADDVMLVAYPKCGFNWMVAVLRKIIAHATGEKAESKFPPLMEFFGTEMLQVIHQAPSPRFLGTHMHPDNIPESFTTKKTKMLVIFRNPKDTVVSFYHFSNKNPVLPTAKSWDCFFSEFMSGKVPWGSYFDHVLGWERRMDDPNVMIVTFEELKQDLSEGVRRVSEFFGFSLSDAQVQTIAEESTFNAMKESSKASHGQMANVFFRKGEVGDWKNHFSPAQSQEMDTAFKKHLAGTTLGAKLKYDLYCK, from the exons ATGAGCAGTTCTTTCTCAGCCAAAATCCAGTCCAAAATGGAACTGGCTAAAAATATGAAGGAGGAAGATAAGTTGTACAGATATAACGGAGTGCTGTACCCTGTCCTCRTGAGTCCAGAGGAGAACCTGAAGGCTATGGAGAGGCTGGAAGCAAGAGCAGATGATGTCATGTTAGTTGCATATCCCAAATGTG GTTTTAATTGGATGGTGGCGGTGCTGCGTAAAATAATAGCACACGCAACTGGTGAGAAAGCAGAGTCCAAATTCCCTCCATTGATGGAGTTCTTTGGGACCGAAATGCTGCAG GTTATTCACCAAGCACCGTCCCCTAGATTTCTGGGGACACACATGCACCCAGATAACATTCCTGAATCCTTCACCACAAAGAAAACAAAG ATGCTGGTGATATTCAGGAACCCGAAAGACACAGTGGTCTCTTTTTATCACTTCTCCAACAAGAACCCAGTGCTACCCACTGCAAAGTCCTGGGACTGCTTCTTCTCAGAGTTTATGAGTGGAAAAG TTCCCTGGGGTTCATATTTTGACCATGTACTTGGCTGGGAGAGGAGAATGGATGACCCTAACGTGATGATAGTCACCTTTGAGGAGTTAAAACAG GACCTGAGTGAAGGTGTGCGAAGGGTCTCTGAGTTCTTTGGTTTCAGTCTCAGTGATGCCCAAGTCCAGACCATCGCAGAGGAGAGCACCTTCAATGCTATGAAGGAGAGCTCCAAGGCCTCACACGGCCAGATGGCCAACGTCTTCTTCAggaaag GTGAAGTAGGGGACTGGAAGAACCATTTCAGCCCAGCCCAAAGCCAGGAGATGGACACAGCATTCAAGAAGCACCTGGCAGGGACTACGCTGGGGGCCAAACTAAAGTATGACCTGTACTGCAAGTAG